The Waddliaceae bacterium genome segment AACATCGACATATGTCTCGGTAGCACTTTTTTTCAGGCCCGCAGCTTTAACCTCACCGCCATAGGAGCGATATTGTCCGATGGTGAGGTCTTTTGTAGATGCTAGGCGTAGCTTTTTTAAGACCTTAACCTTTTCATCATGGATGTTGGTAGCATCGTATTTTTCTGGGGCGTCCATAAGAACAAGGCTTGCCACCTGTAGCAGATGACTTTGTACCATATCTTTTATGGCGCCAGCATTATCATAATATCCTATTCTTTTGCCTACATTGGAATCCTCTTCTGCGACGATGTTTATCTTTTCGATGAACTCACTGCTCCAGACGCCCTCGAAAAGGGGATTTCCAAGGCGTAATGTTAAGATATTTTGTACCGTCTCCTTGCCGAGATAGTGGTCGATCCTATAGATAGACTCTTCGTCGAAGATCTTCTGTATCGTGGTGTTGAGCTTCTTGCTAGTAGAAAGATCCGTTCCGAAGGGCTTCTCAAAGACAACCCTACGGAATTTGTCTTTGTGGGTATGGAGCTTGTACTTCTTTAGCTGCTTGGCGATCATAGGCATGAAGGTAAAACTCGTCGCAAGATAATAAATGCGGTCGTAGGACTTTCCTTTTTCAAGCTTCCCAAGGAAAGCATCCATGCCGTCGAGGAAATTCTTCGCTGAAAAGTCGCTATGGAAATAGTGTATACGTATCTTTTGCCACAAAGGACTTTCGATGATAGCAGCAGGAAGAGAAGCAGCGATGCGGTCCTTATACTCTTCGTCGGATAGAGGGCGTCTTCCGACACCGACTATATACGACTCTTCAGTGAGCGTACCCTTTTTTATTAGGTTGTATAACGAAGGCACAAGTTTCCTGTTGGTAAGGTCGCCAGTTCCTCCGAAGATGATAAATCCTATGGTATTCATATAATATCCGTAAAAATGTAAAGGTTTGTAATTTCTTTTGTTAAAACGGCAGGGCATTCGTCGATGCTGGTATCAATGTCGCTAAAAGCCTTTAAAGCAACAGACTTCTCTTTGCCGTAGAAAAGAAGTAGGCATGTAGTAGCATCCTGAAGAAGAGCCTTCGATGCTGTAATCCTCCTCTTGGGAGGTTTTGGGCTGTCGTCTACGATGATGAATTTTTTGTCTTCTTCTTGCAAAGCAGGGTGGTGAGGAAAAAGGCTCGCTACATGGCCGTCACCACCAGAAGACATTAATATTATATCAAAACCTCCCAATGCAAGAAGCTCTTCAGTATATCCTTCTTCTTTAGGAGAGTGGATGTTTTCTTTAGGAAACTCTTTTTCATTGATTAGCCCTTGAAGAAAAAGTTCTCGCGCGAGATGCTCGTTAGAGTCGTTAGAATCGAGCCTTTCGTCGATCCAAAAGATATGAACCTGGTGCCATGGCATGCTCTCGGAAGCCGAAAGAGCCTTGAAAATTTCTTCAACACTGCCGCCACCACATATCCCTAGAACAACATGGCCGCGACGTTGCATTATGAGCAAATCGGCGACCTCAGAAGCGATAACTTCTACGGCTTTGTAGGCAAGAGATTTTCGTTCATCGGAAATACATTTTATCATGATGGCTGCTCGTGCCTCCCGAAACCAAAACGTAGCGCCTGGATAACTTTTCCCTGATATCTCGGCGATTCTTTACTTTTTATGCGCATGTCGACGCTAGAATCCATGGCAGGAACAGGGACTTCGAGTTCTTTAGCGGTAGCAATACTCCACTCTCCTTCGCCGCTAAGGCCTATGGCGCCAGAATATTTTTCTAAAGACGGGTCTTCACTATACGCCTCTTCGGCGAGATCCATAAGCCACCCGCGTATCACGCTGCCATTGCTCCATACCTTCGCAGCAGAAGACATATCGATGTCGAAAGCGCTCTTCTCCATAACCTCGAAACCTTCGCCGATACTCTGCATCATACCATATTCTATGCCGTTGTGGATCATCTTAACAAAATGCCCAGCACCGCTCTTACCGAAATATCCGTAGCCGCCATCAACGCTGATGTCAGCAAGCAAAGGCTCTATAGCATTAAAACGCTCTTCGTCGCCGCCGACCATAAAACATGCGCCGTTCCTGGCGCCGTCGATGCCACCGCTAGTGCCAATATCGAGAAGATTAATCCCTTCCTCTTTAAGATTCTCAGCACGACGTATCGTGTCTTTATAGAAACTGTTTCCACCGTCAATGATAGTATCACCATCGTCGAGAAGGGGAGTAAGCTCGGCGATAACATGGTCGACAGCATCTCCAGCGGTGACCATAACCCATATCATCCGTGGAGCCTCGAGGCTGCCGACAAGCTCTTCGAGAGAAGCGCCAGCGATAGCACCTTTTTCAACATATGGTACCATCTTCTCAGCGCTTCTGTTATATACAACAACATCATGGCCGTGGTCGATGATGTTGAGGGCAAGATTTCCGCCCATCTTCCCCAATCCTATAAGTCCTATCTTCATCGGTACATCACCTTAAGTATTTTTTTTGTTAACGGAGTAAGCTTCTTAGAAAAATAATTCCCCGCAAGTTTCTTGTTTACCCTGCTGGCAGTAGGGTATGGATATATCTTGCCGAAAAGGTCTTTGAGTTTAAGGCCTGAAGTATTGGCAAGGACGAGCTCCTGGAAAAGCTCTCCAGCAGCAGGAGAAACCATCGAACCCCCAAGGATTACACCCTTTCTATGATATACAACAAGCTTCCCAGCAGTAAAGTCGTCGACGATATGCCTGTCGTCGTCTTCGAAATCAAGCGATAACGTCTCGTATTTCATCCCACGGCTTTCGAGAGCCTCAGCGCTAAGGCCGAAGGTCGCAATCTCTGGGTATGTATACGTTACCCATGAGATGTTGTCGTAGGAAAGCTTCTTCTTGAAAGGGCTGAAGAAATTGTTTATTATAACAGAAGCATGAAGCTCAGCAGCATGGGTGAAGATATACCCTCCAGCGACATCACCACAGGCAAAGACGTTTTTGTTGGTAGTCCTCATATAGTCATCGACCTTGAGCTTTCTTCCGCCTTCGTCGAGCGCGATGCCAGCATTCTCAATGCCAAGACCTTCGATATTCAAAGACCTTCCAATAGCAACAAAAACAGCGTCGAAGTCTATAGTGCTCTCTAAGCCGCCTTTGTCTTCAATGACAACTTTATCGCTACCGATAAACTCCTTAGGGACGCTGTTGAAGTGGAACGTCATGCCCTCCTGGATAAGCTGGTCATATAATACACAGGCGATCTCTTTGCTCTCCTTGGGAAGAAACTTCGGGCCATGCTGTATCACAGTAACGTCGCTGCCAAGACGCTGGAAACACTGCCCTAGCTCTATCCCTATAGGACCCCCGCCAACAAACAAAAACTTCTTAGGTAAAAAATCTATATCGAAAATAGTCTCGTTGTTGTAACACCGCACATTTTCGACGCCAGGGACTTCAAGGCTACGAGGTCTGCTTCCAGTAGCGATGACGATCTTCTTACCGAAATACTCTTTACTATCGACGACAACACTATTAGGACCAGAAAATTTCGCTTCGCCAAGGACGACAGTCATCCCCAAAGAACGAAAATAGTCGGCGTTCTCATGCTGACGTATGACGCCCTGCTTCTCTTTGATATATTTCGTTACCTTACCAATATCAACAGCGCCACCGACCTTGAGACCAATAGCTTCAGCTTCCTTCGCATCATAGGCAAGCTTAGAAAGGTGGATCAACGCCTTGCTAGGAATGCACCCGTAGTTTAGACAGTCGCCACCAATGGCCCATTCGCTTTTGTCGATAAGCAACACGCTGAAGCCGGCTTTGTTCATGAAACCAGCAATGTTTAAACCACCACTGCCAGCACCGATGATGATGATATCAAAATGATCTTGCTCCATAAATCTCCCCACACGTAATGTATAGTATGCTTTATTCAACATATAAAAACATTTCTTAAAAATAAAGAATTTACGGTAACGCCATGAGCATCATAGATATAGCGACGTTTTTGATGGTAATATTATTGATGGTAATAGCAGGGCACTGGGGCGTCCGCAGGGTGCAGTCAGAGAAATCATATCTTTTAGCAGATAATAACACCGGTCTTTTTGCCCTCACCGCTACTCTAGTAATGACGGAATTCAATACTTCGACATTAATAGCATTTTCGGCGATAGGATATCTCTGTGGACTATGGGCGCTGGTACTTCCTTTCGTTTTCCTCATAGGCCTTACTTTCTACGGAATCACCGTCGCAAAAAAATGGAAGCAGTTCAACGGTCTGTCGGTAGCACAGTTTTTCTCGCAACGATATGGTGATAGCGTAGGGAAACTTGCAAGCTTCGCACTAATAGCAGCTATGACGGGGTTCAGCGCAGTGTATATAAAATCCCTTTCGATAATATTCTCTTTAGCCTTTCCTTCAGTGCATACATGGATGTTAAGCCTTGTCCTAGTACTCCTTATACTATTACTTACATTACGCGGTGGGCTCGTAGCAATAATAAAGAACGATATCATAAGCTTCTGCATCCTGCTAATCTTCATGCCTCTTATGATGTTATTGTCATGGAATAACAGTGCAACAACACCTTACAATATAACAGAGGCAATGACTCTATTGCCACCCTCTTTTGTTGTAGCAATAACACTAGTGACGATGTTTACATACATCATAGCACCATGGTATGGGCAGAAAATCTTCTCGGCAAAAACGCCGGCAATAGCAAAACAGTCCGTTATGATCGCAGCAGTGCTCGTATTCGTATTATACGCATGCGCTGTAATGGCGACATCGTTCTTGAAAAAGAATTCCGTTGTCAATCATGACCAGGCACTGCCATATATCGTCATGAATATACTGCCAACAGGACTAAGAGGTATAGGCTTCGGTGTATTCTTCGCAGCAGCAGCAACGACGCTGTCGGGAGTGTGGAGCGCGATGACAAGTATGGTAGTAAGTGATTTTCTGGGAAGGAATAACTCTGAAGGATGTGGACGTAGCATTTATATCACCATAGCTTTTGCAACAATAGCATACCTTCTTGGTAATACCCTCGTCGATAAGATACTTCAGAAACTCATCCTGGCAAACATCCCCGTGCTGGCATTGTCGTTTGCCCTATTAGCAGGTTTTTACTGGAAAAAAGCCTCTAAAGCAGGCGCTATAATAAGCATTGTTGTAGGACTGTGTTGGGGAGTTTTTACCTACGCATATTTTGGCGAAGATGGCGGATATCAATGGTACTGGGCCATCTACGGTATACCACTAATTTTCGGCTCAGGAGCCGTAGGGTCTATTGCTTTTCCAGAAATAATAGCTCAAAAATCTACTTCACTATAGATCATACGGCACGAGAAAACTGGTATAAACGTATCGATGCTGTCAAAAAAACAAGGACAGTGAAGACAATGGCAAGCACAGTGAACAGCGAAGGAATAAGGATCATAACTACGAA includes the following:
- the pgl gene encoding 6-phosphogluconolactonase, with translation MIKCISDERKSLAYKAVEVIASEVADLLIMQRRGHVVLGICGGGSVEEIFKALSASESMPWHQVHIFWIDERLDSNDSNEHLARELFLQGLINEKEFPKENIHSPKEEGYTEELLALGGFDIILMSSGGDGHVASLFPHHPALQEEDKKFIIVDDSPKPPKRRITASKALLQDATTCLLLFYGKEKSVALKAFSDIDTSIDECPAVLTKEITNLYIFTDII
- the gnd gene encoding decarboxylating 6-phosphogluconate dehydrogenase, which gives rise to MKIGLIGLGKMGGNLALNIIDHGHDVVVYNRSAEKMVPYVEKGAIAGASLEELVGSLEAPRMIWVMVTAGDAVDHVIAELTPLLDDGDTIIDGGNSFYKDTIRRAENLKEEGINLLDIGTSGGIDGARNGACFMVGGDEERFNAIEPLLADISVDGGYGYFGKSGAGHFVKMIHNGIEYGMMQSIGEGFEVMEKSAFDIDMSSAAKVWSNGSVIRGWLMDLAEEAYSEDPSLEKYSGAIGLSGEGEWSIATAKELEVPVPAMDSSVDMRIKSKESPRYQGKVIQALRFGFGRHEQPS
- the zwf gene encoding glucose-6-phosphate dehydrogenase, which gives rise to MNTIGFIIFGGTGDLTNRKLVPSLYNLIKKGTLTEESYIVGVGRRPLSDEEYKDRIAASLPAAIIESPLWQKIRIHYFHSDFSAKNFLDGMDAFLGKLEKGKSYDRIYYLATSFTFMPMIAKQLKKYKLHTHKDKFRRVVFEKPFGTDLSTSKKLNTTIQKIFDEESIYRIDHYLGKETVQNILTLRLGNPLFEGVWSSEFIEKINIVAEEDSNVGKRIGYYDNAGAIKDMVQSHLLQVASLVLMDAPEKYDATNIHDEKVKVLKKLRLASTKDLTIGQYRSYGGEVKAAGLKKSATETYVDVKLRCNSRRWKGTDIVLTTGKMLGNRRAYIEIIFKKNPCKHHCKLYKIKTNKLTIDIQPTQDIAFDFNHYVLAADVFKAVTMEFCHSCEFTGNSIAAYDTLLAECIAGDKTLFTRFDELQESWKITDALVSAKKSVALKKYADHGKELS
- a CDS encoding sodium:solute symporter — encoded protein: MSIIDIATFLMVILLMVIAGHWGVRRVQSEKSYLLADNNTGLFALTATLVMTEFNTSTLIAFSAIGYLCGLWALVLPFVFLIGLTFYGITVAKKWKQFNGLSVAQFFSQRYGDSVGKLASFALIAAMTGFSAVYIKSLSIIFSLAFPSVHTWMLSLVLVLLILLLTLRGGLVAIIKNDIISFCILLIFMPLMMLLSWNNSATTPYNITEAMTLLPPSFVVAITLVTMFTYIIAPWYGQKIFSAKTPAIAKQSVMIAAVLVFVLYACAVMATSFLKKNSVVNHDQALPYIVMNILPTGLRGIGFGVFFAAAATTLSGVWSAMTSMVVSDFLGRNNSEGCGRSIYITIAFATIAYLLGNTLVDKILQKLILANIPVLALSFALLAGFYWKKASKAGAIISIVVGLCWGVFTYAYFGEDGGYQWYWAIYGIPLIFGSGAVGSIAFPEIIAQKSTSL
- a CDS encoding NAD(P)/FAD-dependent oxidoreductase, with product MEQDHFDIIIIGAGSGGLNIAGFMNKAGFSVLLIDKSEWAIGGDCLNYGCIPSKALIHLSKLAYDAKEAEAIGLKVGGAVDIGKVTKYIKEKQGVIRQHENADYFRSLGMTVVLGEAKFSGPNSVVVDSKEYFGKKIVIATGSRPRSLEVPGVENVRCYNNETIFDIDFLPKKFLFVGGGPIGIELGQCFQRLGSDVTVIQHGPKFLPKESKEIACVLYDQLIQEGMTFHFNSVPKEFIGSDKVVIEDKGGLESTIDFDAVFVAIGRSLNIEGLGIENAGIALDEGGRKLKVDDYMRTTNKNVFACGDVAGGYIFTHAAELHASVIINNFFSPFKKKLSYDNISWVTYTYPEIATFGLSAEALESRGMKYETLSLDFEDDDRHIVDDFTAGKLVVYHRKGVILGGSMVSPAAGELFQELVLANTSGLKLKDLFGKIYPYPTASRVNKKLAGNYFSKKLTPLTKKILKVMYR